The following are from one region of the Corylus avellana chromosome ca1, CavTom2PMs-1.0 genome:
- the LOC132184487 gene encoding ethylene-responsive transcription factor RAP2-1-like, translated as MQVPRSKTKDLGQMVCRNPKAKWENRLWLGTFTNSVEGARAYDEVARILYVSRARLNFPIGLDSTTTSNYSEIPLRNEDGESIVTSSAQDITCVSPNVMIEEGEGELRADFQHSVVAETNMPTIKEDLPMMDKDELFDLDSIPELFNDDFFKDKGSFFDNIGQLGCLDVDQCGKPSSDLTQSWHLPALVNGV; from the coding sequence ATGCAAGTTCCGAGGAGTAAGACAAAGGACCTGGGGCAAATGGTTTGTAGAAATCCGAAAGCCAAATGGGAGAATAGGCTTTGGCTAGGTACTTTTACAAACTCCGTGGAAGGTGCCCGTGCTTATGATGAAGTTGCGAGGATTCTGTACGTCTCTCGTGCTCGCCTCAACTTTCCAATAGGGTTGGATTCAACGACTACATCAAACTACTCTGAAATACCCTTGAGGAATGAGGATGGAGAAAGCATTGTTACATCTTCTGCCCAGGACATCACGTGTGTTTCTCCTAATGTGATGATTGAGGAAGGGGAAGGTGAATTGAGAGCTGATTTTCAGCATTCTGTAGTTGCTGAAACTAACATGCCCACAATTAAGGAGGATCTTCCTATGATGGATAAGGATGAACTGTTTGATTTGGATAGCATTCCAGAGCTTTTCAATGATGATTTCTTTAAAGACAAAGGATCATTTTTTGACAATATTGGTCAATTGGGGTGTCTTGATGTTGATCAATGTGGGAAGCCATCATCAGATCTTACACAGAGTTGGCACCTTCCGGCGTTAGTTAATGGAGTATAA